The segment CGGCGACGACCCTCATTTCGTGATCACGTGGACTTGCAAGATAAAGACTCGAGTGGGCTTGACGCTCACGGCTCCAGGCGTGAGCGAGCTGCGTTCGCAGGGCGGGCTCGTCACCCTTCACCGGGACCACTGGGACGCACTTGGAGCCATGGCAGGAAGCATTCCGTTCGTACGGTCGATTTATCCACGACTGACGCGCCTGGTTTTCGACGGGTGATCGCGGCGGCGCGGGGCGGCTTCGGTCGTCGATGGGGGCGCGTGTTTGCCGCTCAACCCCCGGGCCTTATTCCAGACTGAACGGCACTTGGAATGCCCCTCCGTTCTCACCGTTCATGCTTTCTTTTTTTGACAAACCACGGGCGTAGCGCCGCATCCAGTGTCACAACCCCGTCCCCCCGATGTCGAACGCGTCCGTCGCCCCGTCTGCGCGTCAATTGCTCGCGCTTGCCTGGCCGATCATTGTTTCCCGGTCGGCGCAGACGGTCATTAGTGTGTCGGATGCGGCAATGGTCGCGCCTCTGGGTGAAGACGCTATCGCCGCAACGACGGCAGGAGCGCTCAACGTCCTGCTTCTGTTCACGCTGCCCATGGGCGCGATGTTCATCATCTCGAGCTT is part of the Polyangiaceae bacterium genome and harbors:
- a CDS encoding nuclear transport factor 2 family protein, with the translated sequence MPTLPERIMTLFATYHIRRDKVLDDIDALYAPDVRFIDPFNDVVGKDHFMRITRNLNARVEEMRFDDLELVGDDPHFVITWTCKIKTRVGLTLTAPGVSELRSQGGLVTLHRDHWDALGAMAGSIPFVRSIYPRLTRLVFDG